In Terriglobia bacterium, the following proteins share a genomic window:
- a CDS encoding site-specific integrase: protein MGVKVKKIRGSWYLVINYKGHRKTKKIGNSLEIAREVARKVEGRLAQGDMGIFGEDDARAVIFSEYADRWLKKHIEINTKPATLALYKWLMDCHILPYFGKQRVSAVTAERVEDFVYALATKKENGQCVHAQKTISLIVGCLRSFFTYAVKHKVATSNPASCLGRMVKSDKPAREIESMTQRESELFLDAVRDLFPERYPLFLTALRTGMRRGELIGLKWGDCAFGKDENDPNRYFMVSRQFTVYGFETPKTIGSKRRVDMSRQLRAVLLELREARMLAAMQLGTDESFSEQLLFPREDGEPLTPRTIGLRFMDPACQAAGIQRFTPHCLRHTFAVLMIQSGASMKYVSEQLGHSSIKITADVYGRLQPSANVSLIDRLDSPAPLDANQAQTQGNAADANAPESIDTLIVVGDSKRRETLIAY, encoded by the coding sequence ATGGGCGTGAAGGTAAAGAAGATTCGCGGATCGTGGTATCTGGTAATCAACTACAAGGGCCACCGCAAAACGAAGAAGATCGGCAACTCGCTTGAGATTGCGCGAGAGGTCGCCCGCAAGGTTGAGGGACGACTGGCTCAGGGCGACATGGGTATCTTCGGAGAGGACGATGCCCGAGCCGTTATCTTTTCAGAATACGCCGACCGCTGGCTCAAGAAACACATCGAGATAAACACGAAGCCGGCCACCCTCGCGCTTTACAAGTGGCTCATGGACTGCCACATCCTACCCTACTTCGGAAAACAGCGCGTGAGCGCCGTCACCGCGGAGCGCGTTGAGGACTTCGTTTATGCCCTGGCGACAAAGAAAGAGAACGGGCAATGCGTTCACGCGCAAAAGACCATTAGCTTGATAGTCGGATGCCTGCGCAGCTTTTTTACCTATGCCGTGAAGCACAAGGTGGCAACCAGCAATCCTGCATCCTGCCTGGGCCGCATGGTGAAGTCAGATAAACCGGCGCGAGAGATCGAAAGCATGACGCAGCGGGAATCTGAATTGTTCCTTGATGCGGTACGTGATCTTTTCCCTGAACGCTATCCGCTGTTCCTAACCGCGCTGCGTACCGGGATGAGGCGCGGTGAACTGATCGGGCTGAAGTGGGGAGATTGTGCTTTTGGAAAAGACGAGAACGATCCCAACAGGTATTTCATGGTGTCGCGGCAGTTCACGGTGTACGGCTTTGAGACACCCAAGACCATCGGCAGCAAAAGGCGAGTGGATATGTCCAGGCAGCTCCGCGCCGTCTTGCTCGAATTGCGCGAGGCCCGGATGCTGGCCGCGATGCAGCTTGGAACCGATGAGAGTTTTTCCGAGCAGCTACTTTTTCCGCGTGAAGATGGCGAGCCCCTGACGCCGCGCACTATCGGGCTGCGCTTCATGGACCCAGCCTGCCAAGCAGCGGGGATCCAAAGATTCACTCCGCATTGCCTCCGTCACACGTTTGCGGTACTGATGATCCAGAGCGGCGCATCGATGAAATATGTGAGTGAGCAGCTTGGTCACAGCTCTATCAAAATTACGGCCGATGTCTACGGACGGCTGCAGCCCAGCGCGAACGTGAGCTTGATTGACAGGCTCGATTCTCCGGCGCCACTGGACGCAAACCAGGCGCAAACGCAGGGTAACGCGGCTGACGCAAATGCGCCGGAAAGTATTGACACGTTGATAGTTGTGGGGGACAGTAAAAGGCGTGAAACTTTAATAGCTTACTAA